Genomic DNA from Pirellulales bacterium:
GCCGCGCGCCTTCGAGGCCATGCGCTATCACTCGCTCGTCGGCGACCCGACCTCGATCCCCGACTGCCTGGAGGTCACGGCCAAGACCTGGGACGACGTGATCATGGCCGTGCGGCATCGCGAATATCCGATCTACGGGATCCAATTCCATCCCGAATCGATCGGCACTACCGTCGGCAAGCAATTACTACGCAATTTCTTGCACGGCGATCACGGAGGCCGGAATTGATCGACCACCTGGTTTCGAAAGTTGTTGTTGTTCAACTGTTTTGCGACCGCATTGCCGGCGCATACCAGTCACGGAGGAACTGGTATGACGCGCAGGCGCGTTCGCTTGTTTCGTGCCGAGATTTGCACCGATGAAATTCGCCTTCCTCATTCATCCGCTGTCTGACGAGACCAATTACGTTCTGCACTTCGGCGGCGGCTCGCTGCAGAATCGCTGGGGGACCGATCCCGTCGGCTTCTGCCGCGCGGTTCACGAAGCAATGGGCTCGTACGAAGATGTCCTGACCGACGACGTGGTGCTCGCCAATCGGATCGCCGACGAGATGCCCAGCCTGGTATCGCTACGCGGAGCCCAGGCCGAGGGACGGCTGTATGAAATCCCGCTCGACGCCATGCGCATTCTCGAAGAGCCGGCCCTGGCGATGGAGTTCATGGAACAGGCCGTCGAAATGGCGGCGCAGTGGGGCGCGAAGGTCATCGGGCTCGGCTCAATGACGGGTGTCGTCGGCGGACAGGGGACCTACCTGGCCGAGCGCAGCCCGGTGCCGGTAACCACAGGCAACAGCCTGACGGTTTTCGCCGCGATCGAAAACGTGCATCATGTCGCCGAAGAACTCGAAATCGACCTCCGACACGAGACCGTGGCCGTGGTGGGTGTGCCGGGGAGCATCGCCACGGCGTGCGCGAAACTCCTCGCGCCGCATTGCGGAAATCTCATCCTCGTGGGACGGCGTCCTTCGGAGCGTGCCAGCGCATTGGCCGCGGAACTTGGTGCCACGCTCGAATTCGACATCCCCAAGGCCGTCGCCCGGGCAAAGATCGTCGTCTCGGCCACCTCGGCCGGGCATTGCATCGAACAGTCGATGCTCAAGCCGTGGAGCGTCGTTGTCGACGTGGCTATTCCAACCGACATTTGCGAATCACACGCCACGCGCGAAGATGTACTCGTACTCTCGGGCGGGCTAACGCAAATTCCCGACTGCATGCCGCGGACCAGCAAGTTCCTGTGGTTCCATCACGGCATGATCCCCAGTTGCCTCGCCGAAACAATGGTGCTGGCGCTCGAGGGTCGGCCCGAAAGCTTTTCGCTCGGGCGCAGCTTGGACGTGGAAAAAATTCGCGAGATCGGCGCCATCGCCAAGAGTCACGGTTTCGACTTCTCACGCTTCTTTTCCTTTGGGCTGCCCTTGGATGACACGGCGCTGATCCGCTTTCGCAAAGCCAACTCGCGCCTATTGCCGCGATCGAAAGCCGGCAAGCTGTCGACCAACAATCGCAATGGTCACACGAAGAGCGCCGCCGTCGCGAACGGTCGAAACGGCGCGAAGGGAGAAGCGGTCGGCAAGACGTCTGCCAAACCGCTGGTGGCGATCGAAGACATTGCGCCGCGCGCGGAAAAACTGTTCGCCCGCCATTTGAATCCGGTGTTGATCGCGTTGGGGGGCAAAGGTGGGTTCGTCAAAACATTCGTCCGTGGCGAAGGATCGTATCTGTGGGACGCGGAAGGTGTCCGCTACCTGGATTTCGTCTCGGGATTCGGGTCGGTCAATCTCGGCCATAATCATCCGGCGGTAACCGGCGCAGTCAGTGACGCGCTGCGTCAGCAAGCGCCTGGCTTCGCGCAATCGGCGGTGAATCCTTACGCGGCGCATTTGGCCGAGACTCTGGTCGGCATCGCGCCCCCCGACCTAGAGATGGTTTTCTTTTGCAATAGCGGCACCGAATCGGTCGAAGCGGCGCTCAAGCTCGCGCGCAAGGCGACAGGACGTGCCGGGCTGCTGCACTGCGATCGTTCGTTCCACGGTAAATCGCTCGGCGCTCTTTCGATCACGGGCAACCCCGAATATCAAAAACCGTTTGGACCGTTACTGCCCGGCTGCGAAAGTATCCCGTTCGGTGATATCCGGGCGCTGGCTCGGGCCCTCGAGACGCGGCGCTTCGCGGCGTTTGTCGTCGAGCCGATTCAGGCCGAGGCTGGCATGATCGTGCCTGCAGATGATTTTCTTCGCGAGGCACAATCGCTATGCCGCGCCCAGGGGACGCTGCTGATCGTCGACGAAGTGCAAACCGGCATGGGGCGCACCGGTTCGATGTTTGCTGTCGATGCTCTGGACGTCGAGCCGGACATCATGACCGTGGCCAAGAGCCTCGGCGGCGGATTGATGCCGATCGGCGCCATGTTGTGCCGCCGCGATCTGTGGCACAAGGCTTACGGCAGTCTCGAAACATTCGCGCTGCACACCAGCACCTTCGGTGGTGGAAGCCTGGCCTGCGCGGCCGGGCTGGCCGCGATTAGTACCATTCGTAGCGATGGGCTGTTGGAGAATGCCGCCGCCCGCGGCCGGCAACTGCAGGAAGGTCTGTCGCGACTGGTGAGCGAATCCGAAGTGCTGAAAGAGGCACGCGGCCGCGGCTTGCTGTTGGGGTTGGAATTCCAGCCGCTGCCGGACGAGATTTCGGCCGCCTGGAAAGCTGTCGACGAAAGCGGCCTGATGCCGTTCTTGGTCCCCAAGCTCGATGATCTGATTGACAACATCCCGGCGCTGTACGCGATGCAGGTCCTGCTCGACGCGCACGGCATCTACACCCAGGTCGCCCGATCGAACCCGCTGGTGTTGCGCATCCAACCGCCGCTGACAATCACCGAAGAGCAGGTCGAACATTTCCTCATGGCGCTCGAACGAGTAACCAGCGAGTGGGAACTGGGAACACACGTCATGTCGACCGTCATCAGCAAGTCGGTCATAGGGCATCATGACGCCGCCGGGCGGCACCGGGGCACGGTGAAAGCGAAATAGCTTTAACCGGTCATCCAGCAAGCCCGCGAAATCGAACGCCGCGGACGTTCGCGGACTCGCCAGCTTCCCGGCGCGAACAGAACACGTCCGACGTGCCGGCGACGGCTGTCTTTAACTCGTCAGCATAAGTGGCAGAGAGGTCGGTCGTTTTGTTCTTCGAGCGTTACAGCAAGGTCATCCTCGGGCTCACAGTACTGTTGCTGCCGGTGCTGACATTCGGCGCCATACAGGCGTCCGGCACCAATCGCAACGACGTGAAGGATTGGTTGCCCGAGACCTTCCAGGAAACCAAGGACTATCACTGGTTCCAGCGGCACTTCGAAAATGAAACGCAAGTGCTCGTCAGTTGGCCAGGCGCGACACTGAACGATCCTCGGGTCGAGAAATTCGCCAGCCTGGTTGATGCGCGCCGTGGCGCCACGGATAGTCCCATCGACACAACGCTCTTCTCGACGTTGCTCACAGGACCCGAAGTGGTCGAGCGTCTGACCCGATCGCCGGTCAATCTCACACGGGCCGAAGCCGTGTCGCGGCTAGCCGGCGTGCTGGTGGGAAAGGATCATGAGCAAGTCAGCGTCGTAGTCTCGCTGTCTGCGGCCGGACAGGTCGATCTGCATCGCACGCTGGCGGAATTAGAGAAAGCCGCCGAGTTGGCCACGGGCCTGCCGCTGCATGACATCTACATGGGAGGGCCACCGGTCGACAATGTCGCGATCGACGACGAAGGGTCGAGCACGTTGCGGCATTTGGCCGCGCTGTCGGCATTGACGGGCGTCGTGCTTGCCTACTGGTGCATGCGGCAACTGGGCCTGACGTTCTTGATCTGTGCGACGGCTGTTTACAGCGCCGCGCTGGCCCTGGCCGCGGTCTATTTCACCGGCAGCGCGATGGACGCCATCATGTATTCAATGCCGGCGGTCGTCTATACCGCGGCCCTCTCCGGCGCGATTCATATCATCAATTACTATCGCAGTACCGTTGCCGAAACCGCAAGAGCCGGCGCGCCGGGACGAGCACTCAAGCGGGCCTGGCTCCCCTGCGCTCTTTCCGTGACGACGACCTCGATCGGCCTGGGCTCGCTATGCATCAGCGAGTTGGTGCCGATCCGCTCATTTGGTTTCTACTCCGCATTGGGTGTGGTTTGCACGCTCGCGCTGTTGTTCACTTGCGTCCCCGCAGCGTTGCAACTTTGGCCGCCGCGCGAAGTGGCACCCCCGGCTGCTCATCCCCTGGAGGAATCGAGTTACTCCCGTTGGTATCACCTGCTGGGGCTAAAACTCGCCTGGAGCATCGTCCGAAACAATGGCCTGGTGGGCCTGGCGTTCATTGTCACGCTCGTTGGTTTCGGGCTGGGTGTGATGCATGTGACAACATCGGTCAGCATTGCCAATCTTTTCTCGCCCGAGGCCGAGCTGATCCGCAAATACGAATGGCTGCAGGACCACCTGGGCGGCCTGATCCCCATGGAAGTGATCGTCCGCTTCGACAATCGCGAGAATCATCAAACGTTCCTCGAGCGACTACGACTGATCGACCGCATCGAGCGGCACCTGGTGGCACTGCCCGAGGTGAGCAGTTCGATGTCGCCGGTAACGTTTGCCCCCAATCTCGATGCGCCCGCTTCTCCTTCGGGGCGCGGCGCGCCCAAGGCCATGCAGCGCCTGCTGGTGCGCAATCCCGAGCGCGTTCGCGAGGAAGTGCTCAACAAACAGCTTTTGAAAAGCCGCGAGGAATTCGAAAGCAGCGACTACCTCAGCCATGAAACCAGCGACGGAGTGGACGAAGAAGAGTGGCGCATCAGCATCCGCCTACTGGCGGACGAGAACGTCGATTACGGTCTATTCGTGCAGGATATCGAGCGCGAGGTCGAACCGTTTCTCCTCGCGGCGAACGAATCCGGTGCAGGCGGCATCTCGGCGCTTTACACGGGCGTAACCCCGGTGGTGTATAAGGCCGAGCGGGCCTTGCTGGACGGCCTGATCGAAAGCTTTTTTACGGCCTTTCTAATCATGGCCACGGTGATGGCCGTGGTCTATCGCAGCGTGCTGGCCGGTCTGCTGGTCATGATTCCCAATGTCTGGCCGATGGCGATTGTCTTTGGCTATCTCGGCTTTTCGGGTGCCGTGATCGATATCGGCACGATGATGACCGCCAGCGTCGCGATGGGGGTCGCCGTGGACGACGCGGCGCATTACCTCACGTGGTTTCGCTTCGGCATCGCCCGTGGCTACGACCGCAAGACCGCTGCTGTGTACGCCTATCGCAACGCGGCCGCCGCCATGGCGCAGAGCTCGATCATCGTCGGGCTGGGCCTGGCCGTGTTCGGCTTTAGCACGTTCGTGCCGACCAAAATGTTCGGCCTGCTGATGGTTACACTGCTGGCCTGGGGCCTATTCGCCGATTTAGTTTTGCTGCCGGCGATCGTAGCAGGCCCGCTAGGCGGGTTCTTCACGCGCGGTGTGCGACCGCCAGATACCGCACCAGAGATTTCTCCCGCGCGCATTCTCGAACGCACAATGACGGCTGCGACGGCGCACTCGAAATAGCCAGTTGTCGTATAGCAACTCTATTCTCGATACCGTCACACTCGATGATCAACGCCGCTTCGTCCTTCAGTATCGCGCAGGAATCTGCTAGTGGCTTCCTACTGTTTATCCATAAGAGTTGCATACAGATTGTAAGTGCTTTATTAGCGTGCAGCTCCTCTGGGTGTGAACGCGTCACCGGATCTTGCATTGTCGAGCATGCATCGATACAAGTACGTGTGCACCAATGGTGCATCTCGGCAATGAGAGTGCATAAACGATCGTGGGGATCGGCACACTCTGACACGCGTCCCTTCATGGAAGCGGAACGCGTTCGGTGTTCGGCGTCACACTCGGGGGAGATACCTCGTGACGAAGGGAAACACTCGGCCGTTATCGATTCAACCGTCCTGCGAACCAGGACTGGAAATGCTTCGCCGCGCACATACGTACGCCACGTCGACTGGTGCCGATCCGTGGTTCTTTGCCATCGACCGTGACACGCTCGAGCAGGCGGGGCTGATCGAGGCCGATCTTCGCTGGCTAATTGCCGCTGGTTATGCGCTGCACGCGGACGAATTGACTCACCCCACGGATGCTCAGCGTCGCTTTGCTCCTGCCGGGCTTGCCCGACTGAGTCGCGCAACGTGCTTCACGCTCACCGAGCAGGGAGCCGCGGCGCTGGAGAACTTACTCACCGGGCCGAGCGCGTCATCCAAGTCGGGCACGAGCGTGTCTCAACACCAGCAACTCGGCGACGTTGATTCTTTGCCCTGTCCATTACCTGATTGTGTCCAAACTTTACCCACGCCGCGCTGGGATGGAGAGCGACGCGAGTTAACACTTGGCGAGATGATTATCAAGTCGTTCCGCGTCCCGGCACGCAATCAGGAACTGCTACTAGCGGCATTCGAAGAGCAAAACTGGCCGCACGGCATTGACGACCCGCTGGTTCCTGTTCCCGACCAGGACCCCAAAGAGCGTCTAAAGGCGGCCATCCGCTGCTTGAATCGCAATCAGCGCGCAAAGCTGATTCGCTTTCGCGGCAACGGGAACGGCAAACGCATCTATTGGGAGCTGCGCGGCTAAGGGCTGGTGCTGCATGGCAGAAGCCGCGACTAGCGTATGATTCGGGTCGTAGCGAAAACCTTTCGCTTGACTATTCCGAACCCGCCAGAGGGCGTGGCCAGAATTCTCGAAGGCGGCGCGCCGCCTTGATCACCGGGAAGAGTTTTTCCTAAAAGCCGATTCGGGGGACTTCAGCTCCGGATTCGCAGCCGCACCAGGGCATCCATCAACTTTGCCGGAGTCCGAGTTTCCCTGCAGCTCTTTGAGCGTTGATTGACAACACTGGCAATACCGGCGTCAGCAGCATCGTGGTGGACGCGGACGTGCTGCTGGACCGAACGGCCACGCGAACGCCGCTGCGAAGACGCCCGGAGTGTTCCTCCTTAGGTAAGAGAATACGGCAGACACCTGCGCTGATTGCGTCCCCTCACGCTCTAGTTCCAGAATGAGATAGTAGCACTGTCGCTGATCATCGAACAAGATTTCGGTGAAGTGAGCATTTTTTGTGACACAATCAGGGACCTGAAAGCCCATCCCTAAGTTGCTCCAGACGTCGTACTTGGACTCAGGATTTCCGTGGCCATTTCCAATCGCGATAACTTGCAGTAAAGACGAGTACTGCCAATCACCAGATAAGGTCAATCGAACTCCGGCCGATCGAGGGATGACCTCTGCGCTTGCGACGGAAAGCGCAGAACCCCGATCGTCGGCAGGAACTGCCGCCGAGGCAGACAGCGCGCGGAACGATGCCGTTGCGATCATGCTCGCAGATCCAGCGACAAACATCCTGCGCGCGACTGCCGTGCTGCCACGTGTTACGTCCTGATTTAAAGTCATTGCAGCGAGATCCTTCAGTAATCTCCGGCGTGACACTCGCCGCTACGCGAGTCCAGCAAATGCACCCGAACCCATAAGGATTGCTGACGCGTCAGGCGCATAACGGACATTCGCCCACGCAACGGTCGATCCGTTCGGGAAATCGTATGTCACGTAGAAAAAATAAATCGCGCCGTTGTTTTGGATCTGTACGTGGCTGTTAATGGGACCGGAAAACGACACGGCATCCAGGTTGCCAAAAATCGTGACGTCATACCATTTCGGTGGTGGTGATGTGATCTGCACATTGGTTGGAATGATCGCGTGTCCGTAACGAGCCATCGTTGCTTTCCTCGACTTCTCAAAGGTAGAGAGTTGACACTCACCAGCGAGCGTCATGTCGAGCACAAAGTACGATGCGAGGTGTTAGGCAAACAATGTACACTTCGGGTGCGATTGGTGCGCAAAGAGAAGCGCACGTCAACAAGCGCATGGAGGAATGGAA
This window encodes:
- a CDS encoding MMPL family transporter, translating into MFFERYSKVILGLTVLLLPVLTFGAIQASGTNRNDVKDWLPETFQETKDYHWFQRHFENETQVLVSWPGATLNDPRVEKFASLVDARRGATDSPIDTTLFSTLLTGPEVVERLTRSPVNLTRAEAVSRLAGVLVGKDHEQVSVVVSLSAAGQVDLHRTLAELEKAAELATGLPLHDIYMGGPPVDNVAIDDEGSSTLRHLAALSALTGVVLAYWCMRQLGLTFLICATAVYSAALALAAVYFTGSAMDAIMYSMPAVVYTAALSGAIHIINYYRSTVAETARAGAPGRALKRAWLPCALSVTTTSIGLGSLCISELVPIRSFGFYSALGVVCTLALLFTCVPAALQLWPPREVAPPAAHPLEESSYSRWYHLLGLKLAWSIVRNNGLVGLAFIVTLVGFGLGVMHVTTSVSIANLFSPEAELIRKYEWLQDHLGGLIPMEVIVRFDNRENHQTFLERLRLIDRIERHLVALPEVSSSMSPVTFAPNLDAPASPSGRGAPKAMQRLLVRNPERVREEVLNKQLLKSREEFESSDYLSHETSDGVDEEEWRISIRLLADENVDYGLFVQDIEREVEPFLLAANESGAGGISALYTGVTPVVYKAERALLDGLIESFFTAFLIMATVMAVVYRSVLAGLLVMIPNVWPMAIVFGYLGFSGAVIDIGTMMTASVAMGVAVDDAAHYLTWFRFGIARGYDRKTAAVYAYRNAAAAMAQSSIIVGLGLAVFGFSTFVPTKMFGLLMVTLLAWGLFADLVLLPAIVAGPLGGFFTRGVRPPDTAPEISPARILERTMTAATAHSK
- a CDS encoding aminotransferase class III-fold pyridoxal phosphate-dependent enzyme; this translates as MKFAFLIHPLSDETNYVLHFGGGSLQNRWGTDPVGFCRAVHEAMGSYEDVLTDDVVLANRIADEMPSLVSLRGAQAEGRLYEIPLDAMRILEEPALAMEFMEQAVEMAAQWGAKVIGLGSMTGVVGGQGTYLAERSPVPVTTGNSLTVFAAIENVHHVAEELEIDLRHETVAVVGVPGSIATACAKLLAPHCGNLILVGRRPSERASALAAELGATLEFDIPKAVARAKIVVSATSAGHCIEQSMLKPWSVVVDVAIPTDICESHATREDVLVLSGGLTQIPDCMPRTSKFLWFHHGMIPSCLAETMVLALEGRPESFSLGRSLDVEKIREIGAIAKSHGFDFSRFFSFGLPLDDTALIRFRKANSRLLPRSKAGKLSTNNRNGHTKSAAVANGRNGAKGEAVGKTSAKPLVAIEDIAPRAEKLFARHLNPVLIALGGKGGFVKTFVRGEGSYLWDAEGVRYLDFVSGFGSVNLGHNHPAVTGAVSDALRQQAPGFAQSAVNPYAAHLAETLVGIAPPDLEMVFFCNSGTESVEAALKLARKATGRAGLLHCDRSFHGKSLGALSITGNPEYQKPFGPLLPGCESIPFGDIRALARALETRRFAAFVVEPIQAEAGMIVPADDFLREAQSLCRAQGTLLIVDEVQTGMGRTGSMFAVDALDVEPDIMTVAKSLGGGLMPIGAMLCRRDLWHKAYGSLETFALHTSTFGGGSLACAAGLAAISTIRSDGLLENAAARGRQLQEGLSRLVSESEVLKEARGRGLLLGLEFQPLPDEISAAWKAVDESGLMPFLVPKLDDLIDNIPALYAMQVLLDAHGIYTQVARSNPLVLRIQPPLTITEEQVEHFLMALERVTSEWELGTHVMSTVISKSVIGHHDAAGRHRGTVKAK